The following proteins are encoded in a genomic region of Colletotrichum higginsianum IMI 349063 chromosome 9, whole genome shotgun sequence:
- a CDS encoding Small s protein-like protein produces MDAAGLGIGVAALVTLFKTCLEMYDTIECGRRYGSDFEVLTTRVGIERVRLLLWGDAVGILTLDRGAGGQPAALPVVDRSLGDPRKFRAVCDILSCMRQLFEDAGSMTRRFGLRSAQGNQVAPDSLLNALVTTFRRTYARFQEGAAPAQRVTSIAATVRWAVMDKKRFQGFVEELRGFNDSLCDLFPGLGENVRQAMAGEIQSSMDLGNLQIVEQAVADMEANEELAEAISVRITELSQYSCSLAEEDDRDAETTAHETIDTEEDSTAAVAGGVNVNRLAKQLEKLEVILRADLKGSLQSSIWHAFGGRYNATLTWEGMPDDRYFAQLDKEIEFRRHSYPAWSTLLHTENLLSIRQLMLQIGLMYAPENTRDGQGSWADHDSEAGRKFEGRYAGTRTVEGYAADFSAWARENEHHDGRHVWSIDRDLPEHKTSFLVERLRLLQVRRSLARTEEQVKKNIEELIGPSSFTPARGEAGSGWGTKTFRISDLLSTLNRTDMFDDVRDNVSLVAVALRPRGPQGSFGFANFLFQMVLAYELKLLLERERDTVFGNYGPGIIATVTAAERWIDGVLVKVTDPKKEKIEMFSLVHERQVEGLVRFAELMAWPLLGEMRSYIEDAYAHIRAGVRTSFHLWDWLFGTMLPGNAFVFTIMSALVAASPSIAGLGPPRYFASGLVLNDRSYWRAKFVLGRVLGGLRGVKAANGWVGPCPLPVIGAAAGETIITKGWWRVQARDVAFKIPQRLPSHADADEGASFSNLGRVAGGTSKADWVRTIGDQSKWVIPVGPSGAPDVVEFRALRLQSLRRAVDPGVDSGSGDSVDGIFNPGEVGPPGASEETVTGTETAESAVEPLQRASIELTVNGAAVSFTIYNTPVFVAAPRCIDGPHAVHERDLPKLQHIRRIGQLAGYIHSDDERVLVIDATGQGEGELAARAWCAEYGQHAVVRRAPSTCFACAVMAASHQGLGLGCLIWA; encoded by the exons ATGGACGCCGCGGGACTCGGCATCGGGGTGGCGGCGCTGGTGACCCTGTTCAAGACATGTTTAGAGATGTACGACACGATCGAGTGCGGCCGGCGCTACGGCTCCGACTTTGAGGTGCTGACCACGAGGGTTGGCATCGAACGGGTGCGACTCCTGCTTTggggcgacgccgtcgggaTTCTAACGCTCGACCGCGGCGCAGGAGGACAGCCAGCCGCACTGCCGGTCGTCGATCGGAGTCTGGGAGATCCCCGCAAGTTCAGGGCAGTCTGCGATATCCTCAGCTGCATGCGGCAGCTCTTCGAGGACGCCGGGTCTATGACGCGGCGCTTTGGGCTGCGGAGCGCCCAGGGCAACCAAGTCGCCCCGGACAGCCTGCTTAACGCGCTCGTCACAACCTTCCGGAGGACGTACGCGAGGTTCCAGGAGGGGGCCGCGCCGGCACAGCGGGTGACGTCGATAGCGGCGACGGTACGGTGGGCCGTCATGGACAAGAAGCGGTTCcagggcttcgtcgaggagctgcgcgGTTTCAACGACAGTTTGTGCGACCTCTTCCCCGGGCTGGGCGAGAACGTGCGGCAGGCGATGGCCGGCGAGATCCAGTCGTCGATGGACCTGGGGAACCTGCAAATCGTCGAacaggccgtcgccgacatggAGGCCAATGAGGAGCTAGCCGAGGCCATCAGCGTGAGGATCACGGAACTGTCGCAGTACAGTTGCAGCCTggcggaggaagacgacCGGGATGCCGAGACGACGGCTCACGAGACTATCGATACTGAGGAAGAtagcacggcggcggtggctggCGGCGTCAACGTGAACCGCCTGGCCAAGCAgctggagaagctcgaggtcATTCTACGCGCGGACCTCAAGGGGTCGCTGCAGTCCAGCATCTGGCACGCGTTTGGCGGTAGATACAACGCCACGCTCACGTGGGAAGGAATGCCGGACGACAGATACTTTGCTCAGCTAGACAAGGAGATTGAATTTCGGAGGCACTCGTATCCTGCGTGGA GCACTCTCCTGCACACTGAGAATCTCTTGTCCATACGACAACTGATGCTGCAAATAGGTCTGATGTATGCGCCGGAAAATACACGAGATGGACAGGGGAGCTGGGCTGATCACGACAGCGAG GCGGGCCGGAAGTTCGAGGGCAGATACGCGGGCACTCGGACGGTGGAGGGCTACGCGGCCGACTTCAGCGCCTGGGCACGCGAGAACGAGCATCACGACGGCCGGCATGTCTGGAGCATTGATAGAGATCTCCCGGAGCACAAAACCagcttcctcgtcgagcggCTGCGCTTGCTGCAGGTCCGACGCTCGCTGGCCCGGACCGAGGAGCAGGTTAAGAAGAACATCGAGGAGCTCATCGGCCCCAGCAGCTTCACGCCGGCTCGCGGCGAGGCGGGGAGCGGATGGGGCACCAAGACGTTTCGCATCTCGGATCTACTATCGACGCTGAACCGGACCGATATGttcgacgacgtccgcgACAACGTATCCCTGGTCGCCGTGGCCCTTCGTCCCCGAGGCCCGCAGGGCAGCTTTGGGTTCGCCAACTTCCTCTTCCAGATGGTGCTCGCCTACGAGCTCAAGCTGCTCCTCGAACGGGAGCGGGATACCGTGTTCGGCAACTACGGTCCAGGCATCATCGCCACGGTAACGGCGGCAGAGCGCTGgatcgacggcgtcctcgtcaaggTCACGGACCCCAAGAAGGAAAAGATCGAGATGTTCAGCCTGGTGCATGAGCGTcaggtcgagggcctcgtccgcTTCGCCGAGCTGATGGCGTGGCCGCTCCTGGGCGAGATGAGGAGCTACATCGAGGACGCGTACGCGCATATACGTGCTGGCGTCCGCACCAGCTTTCACCTATGGGACTGGCTGTTCGGGACGATGCTCCCCGGGAACGCCTTCGTCTTCACCATCATGAGCGCCCTCGTGGCGGCTTCGCCGAGCATTGCGGGTCTTGGGCCCCCAAGGTACTTCGCCTCTGGTCTCGTGCTGAATGATCGGTCGTACTGGAGGGCCAAGTTTGTACTGGGCCGTGTGCTCGGCGGGTTGAGAGGTGTGAAGGCGGCGAACGGCTGGGTCGGGCCATGCCCGCTGCCTGTGAttggcgccgcggcgggcgagaccatcatcaccaaggGCTGGTGGCGAGTCCAGGCAAGGGACGTCGCGTTCAAGATCCCCCAACGTCTGCCATCCCATGCCGACGCAGACGAGggcgcctccttctccaaccTGGGCCGCGTTGCCGGTGGGACGTCCAAGGCGGACTGGGTCCGGACAATCGGCGATCAGTCAAAGTGGGTGATTCCCGTCGGGCCCAGCGGCGCACCGGACGTGGTCGAGTTCCGGGCACTTCGACTCCAGTCTCTGCGTAGGGCCGTGGACCCGGGCGTCGATTCGGGCAGCGGGGATAGTGTGGACGGGATATTCAACCCGGGTGAAGTGGGGCCGCCGGGTGCGTCTGAGGAGACTGTGACGGGAACGGAGACTGCGGAGTCGGCAGTGGAGCCGTTGCAGCGGGCGTCGATAGAGCTGACGGTCAATGGCGCAGCCGTGAGCTTCACCATCTATAACAcgcccgtcttcgtcgcgGCGCCGCGCTGCATCGACGGGCCGCACGCCGTGCACGAGCGTGACCTGCCGAAGCTGCAGCACATCCGGCGTATCGGCCAGCTCGCGGGGTACATCcacagcgacgacgaacgggtgctcgtcatcgacgccaCAGGACAGGGCGAAGGCGAGttggcggcgcgggcgtggTGTGCTGAGTACGGCCAGCACGCCGTGGTGCGGAGGGCGCCGAGTACGTGTTTCGCCTGCGccgtgatggcggcgagccACCAGGGGCTTGGTCTCGGATGCTTGATCTGGGCTTGA
- a CDS encoding Integral membrane protein: MAAFVGPFRRQNLRKLLGNFLLTKPEENQDKAPTVLDLDTLERFLIAEPQRIRRQSYVEAFENNRDIFKSIRDACGNLGELPDELLQAGFYGLLLLGSREQLSFLLGSLTDPTQTPQLRKEIVEDDLLPAIQSIPTLSKICHNLQDPDVIPVAKPNRSDDPKHKALKRDGEVCVITRTPNPEVAHIWPYAAMGKRSSTTSCLGVLAPYLGDYAQNLVEKIGEEGEKIDHVSNMLCLSPTMHDWMSRGYFILEPLSPPVSRPAPPRESTTRQSSRHQRVEWYIQLRFEWLEKTSIPHMKSPISFDTTIRALVIDPHKAPLRAFNANTSRPIDTGDMIEITADRFEDLPDFDILKLVTDLTRIRSIVGAAEPPPETPTASSSSSEGVRNIVEGLESISIGNQPEEKEKSGSPPLRRFRNLVSSVPTRRQQQRSSSSGTSSQGFRRRLGNIAQGSVRLVRTISRRALRSDDDAPSGEEGQPDRPEPRPTTPPTAVPETAPQISSEFMEGLPRIGFSESYGSLVEGRGSIRSHQSIESH; this comes from the exons ATGGCTGCTTTCGTTGGTCCCTTCAGAAGACAGAACCTCAGAAAGCTCTTGGGAAATTTCTTGCTAACCAAGCCTGAAGAGAATCAAGACAAGGCCCCAACAGTGCTTGACCTTGACACTCTGGAGAGATTCTTGATAGCCGAACCCCAACGCATACGCCGACAGAGCTATGTCGAGGCTTTTGAAAACAATCGAGATATTTTCAAGAGCATAAGAGATGCCTGTGGTAACCTAGGTGAGCTGCCAGATGAACTGTTACAGGCAGGGTTCTacggccttctccttcttggaAGCCGAGAACAGCTCAGCTTTCTTCTCGGTTCCCTCACCGATCCCACTCAGACACCGCAATTGAGGAAAGAGATCGTTGAAGACGATCTGCTTCCCGCAATCCAGTCAATACCGACCTTGAGCAAGATTT GTCACAATTTGCAGGATCCCGATGTGATCCCAGTCGCCAAACCAAACCGGTCTGACGACCCAAAACACAAG GCCCTCAAACGAGATGGTGAAGTTTGCGTAATTACGCGTACACCAAACCCCGAGGTGGCCCACATCTGGCCATATGCTGCGATGGGAAAGcgctcatcaacaacatcgtGCTTGGGAGTTTTGGCACCATACCTGGGAGATTACGCCCAAAATCTTGTCGAGAAGATTGGAGAGGAAGGCGAAAAGATCGACCATGTCTCCAATATGCTCTGTCTGAGTCCGACGATGCATGACTGGATGTCGCGGGGCTACTTCATTCTGGAGCCCTTGAGTCCGCCTGTCTCAAGACCCGCACCACCCCGCGAGTCGACAACGCGGCAAAGCAGCAGACACCAGAGAGTCGAGTGGTACATTCAACTCAGATTTGAGTGGTTAGAGAAAACATCCATTCCGCATATGAAATCACCCATATCCTTCGACACGACAATCCGCGCACTTGTCATCGACCCCCATAAAGCTCCATTGCGAGCTTTCAACGCCAACACATCGCGCCCTATCGATACTGGCGACATGATAGAGATCACTGCGGACAGGTTTGAGGACCTGCCTGACTTCGACATCCTGAAATTGGTGACCGATTTAACCCGTATTCGAAGTATTGTCGGAGCCGCGGAGCCTCCCCCCGAGACACCGACCGCTAGCTCGAGCTCCAGCGAAGGAGTACGGAATATCGTGGAAGGGTTGGAATCCATTTCTATTGGGAATCAAccagaagaaaaagaaaagtcTGGCTCGCCTCCCCTGAGACGCTTCCGCAACTTGGTTAGTTCGGTTCCCACCCGCCGACAGCAGCAACGTTCTTCATCTTCTGGCACCAGCAGCCAGGGGTTTCGAAGACGGTTGGGAAACATTGCACAAGGCTCTGTTCGCTTGGTGCGAACCATCAGTCGCAGGGCGCTCAGGTCTGACGATGACGCACCCAGTGGCGAAGAGGGTCAACCCGACCGACCTGAGCCTCGCCCAACGACCCCTCCGACTGCCGTCCCAGAGACTGCCCCACAGATATCCTCTGAATTTATGGAAGGACTTCCTCGCATTGGTTTCAGCGAGTCTTATGGTAGTCTCGTCGAGGGTCGAGGCAGCATCAGGTCGCACCAGAGTATTGAGTCACATTGA
- a CDS encoding Integral membrane protein: MNDDTSDEMETRIWLISEIRENYDNKGRQPQPAITSAGFWGFLMVLDISVLWELLHELQILPVVEKRSLMIRSLESTAHVLPRLIRILLGPFFAEEPHALGALRYPEHPRHQFERVKAFNRDRGLCVATHTTDPDVCYIFPPATQKDSVRTTVLWNSFKLKWAWGSDLCHRLEQKLEFGKTERCWDTTNKAANMICLSRHLQRSWARGQIALEPLESPVSSTPILRLQVHWLRRTRIPSAASTVSFSADPRQMFVHEDERAVASRPIEDGHIIEISADSEDQLPDRDLLQFRWILLRVHALSGAPDPRIYPLDYESISDMMMKGGVRQVVVQTVITYHETGGEIHENEGE; this comes from the exons ATGAACGACGACACGAGCGACGAGATGGAAACCAGAATCTGGCTAATATCCGAAATTCGTGAGAACTACGACAACAAAGGTCGGCAGCCCCAGCCAGCCATCACCAGCGCAGGCTTCTGGGGTTTCCTTATGGTGCTTGACATAAGTGTCCTCTGGGAACTCCTGCACGAGCTGCAAATCCTTCCAGTCGTCGAGAAGCGCAGTCTAATGATCCGCTCCCTTGAATCAACGGCACATGTTCTTCCGCGACTCATCAGAATAC TTCTTGGACCATTTTTTGCCGAAGAACCCCATGCTCTGGGTGCCTTGAGGTATCCAGAACACCCCCGGCATCAATTCGAGCGCGTTAAG GCATTCAACCGCGACAGAGGGTTGTGCGTCGCTACGCACACTACAGATCCCGACGTGTGCTATATTTTCCCTCCGGCAACCCAGAAGGATAGTGTGAGGACTACGGTGCTTTGGAACTCGTTCAAGCTGAAATGGGCCTGGGGCTCGGATCTTTGCCACCGGCTTGAACAAAAACTTGAGTTTGGGAAAACCGAACGGTGTTGGGACACTACCAATAAGGCGGCGAACATGATCTGCCTGAGCCGTCATTTACAACGCAGCTGGGCTCGAGGTCAAATAGCCTTGGAACCCCTCGAATCGCCCGTATCGTCCACGCCTATACTGCGACTCCAAGTTCATTGGCTTAGAAGAACCCGGATCCCGTCGGCAGCAAGCACAGTTTCTTTCTCAGCAGATCCCCGCCAGATGTTTGTCCATGAGGACGAGCGGGCCGTAGCCTCCCGTCCGATCGAAGACGGCCACATCATCGAAATCTCTGCCGACAGCGAAGACCAGCTCCCAGACAGGGACTTGCTTCAATTTAGGTGGATTCTTCTGAGGGTTCATGCTTTATCCGGAGCCCCTGATCCTCGGATCTATCCTCTTGACTACGAGTCCATATCAGATATGATGATGAAAGGAGGTGTGCGCCAGGTTGTTGTTCAAACTGTAATCACATATCACGAGACGGGGGGAGAAATTCATGAAAATGAAGGCGAGTAA